In Macadamia integrifolia cultivar HAES 741 chromosome 12, SCU_Mint_v3, whole genome shotgun sequence, the following are encoded in one genomic region:
- the LOC122058013 gene encoding calreticulin, with the protein MATPWKSPILFSLFALSILSIVSAEVYFEERFGDGWEKQWVKSDWKRDENMAGEWNYTAGKWNGDPNDKGIQTSEDYRFYAISAEFPEFSNKDKTLVFQFSVKHEQKLDCGGGYMKLLSGEVDQKKFGGETPYSIMFGPDICGYSTKKVHAILTRGETNHLIKKDVPCETDQLTHVYAFILRPDATYSILIDNVEKQTGSLYSDWDILPPKKIKDPDAKKPEDWDDKEYIPDPEDKKPEGYDDIPKEIPDADAKKPEDWDDEEDGEWTAPTIPNPEYKGPWKQKKIKNPNYKGKWKAPMIDNPDFKDDPDIYVYPKLKYVGIELWQVKSGTMFNNILVCDDPEYAKKFAEETWGKTKDAEKAAFDEAEKKREEEEAKDDPVDSDDDHEDDESDDSEGDKVDSDEAEGKADDDDEDVHDEL; encoded by the exons ATGGCGACTCCGTGGAAAAGCCCTATCCTTTTCAGTCTCTTTGCCCTTTCCATTCTCTCAATTGTTTCTGCGGAAGTGTATTTCGAAGAACGCTTCGGAG ATGGATGGGAGAAACAGTGGGTCAAATCCGATTGGAAGAGAGATGAGAACATGGCTGGGGAGTGGAATTACACAGCCGGTAAATGGAATGGAGACCCTAATGATAAAG GCATCCAAACGAGTGAAGACTACCGGTTTTATGCAATCTCAGCTGAGTTTCCTGAGTTCAGCAATAAGGATAAGACTTTGGTTTTCCAGTTCTCTGTTAAACATGAGCAAAAGCTTGATTGTGGTGGTGGCTACATGAAGCTGCTCAGTGGTGAAGTCGATCAAAAGAAATTTGGTGGTGAGACCCCCTATAG TATTATGTTTGGACCAGATATCTGTGGCTACAGCACCAAGAAAGTTCATGCTATCCTTACACGTGGTGAAACAAACCACTTGATCAAGAAGGATGTTCCTTGTGAGACTGACCAACTGACTCATGTTTATGCTTTCATACTCCGGCCTGATGCAACATATAGCATCCTTATTGACAACGTAGAGAAACAAACTGGGAGTCTATATAGTGATTGGGATATTCTGcccccaaagaaaatcaaagatcctGACGCTAAGAAA CCAGAAGATTGGGATGACAAGGAATATATTCCTGATCCTGAAGATAAGAAGCCTGAG GGGTATGATGACATTCCAAAGGAGATTCCTGATGCTGATGCCAAGAAG CCTGAGGATTGGGATGATGAGGAAGACGGTGAATGGACAGCACCAACCATTCCAAACCCAGAGTACAAGGGTCCATGGAAGCAAAAG AAAATCAAGAACCCTAACTACAAAGGGAAATGGAAGGCACCTATGATTGACAACCCAG ATTTCAAGGATGACCCAGATATTTATGTTTATCCCAAATTGAAATATGTTGGCATTGAATTGTGGCAG GTAAAATCAGGAACAATGTTCAACAATATTTTAGTTTGCGATGATCCGGAATATGCAAAGAAGTTTGCTGAAGAAACATGGGGCAAAACCAAAGAT GCTGAGAAGGCAGCATTTGATGAGGccgagaaaaagagagaagaggag GAAGCGAAGGATGATCCAGTTGACTCTGAT GATGATCACGAGGATGATGAAAGCGACGATTCTGAAGGTGATAAAGTGGATAGTGATGAAGCCGAAGGCAAGGCtgatgacgatgatgaagaTGTGCAT GATGAACTGTAG